A window of the Macrobrachium rosenbergii isolate ZJJX-2024 chromosome 13, ASM4041242v1, whole genome shotgun sequence genome harbors these coding sequences:
- the LOC136844671 gene encoding uncharacterized protein — protein MAASPGRKRKTNVSFWMRMNQALNFILAILLGTTAYLQVQRADAVIWVVIFLVPATITFLTAIKLQMGALPEVKVVSSVHIACCLCLLVYLGIRLIHGMANQYSTIIMFDGNDVVQNSYNPLDYQEGWEIIAIILVVAWMKYLASTSREQMRESGIKPAEVSPQWMLKAMGVVVVVPLGLASFCYIEGVNSSVKALYGGLRSASDPIPPVYNPVAQPQSGWEH, from the exons ATGGCGGCCAGTCCCGGCAGGAAGAGGAAGACTAACGTATCATTCTGGATGAGGATGAACCAGGCTCTCAATTTCATCCTGGCTATTCTCCTGGGCACGACGGCCTATCTACAG GTACAGCGCGCCGATGCCGTCATATGGGTG GTCATATTCCTCGTCCCCGCTACCATAACCTTCCTGACGGCGATCAAGCTGCAAATGGGTG ctctCCCCGAAGTGAAAGTGGTCTCATCAGTGCACATAGCCTGTTGTCTATGCCTGCTGGTTTACCTCGGAATTCGTCTCATCCACGGAATGGCTAATCAGTACTCGACAATCATCATGTTCGATGGAAACGACGTCGTCCAGAATTCTTACAATCCTCTGGACTATCAGGAAGGATG GGAGATCATTGCCATCATTTTGGTCGTGGCGTGGATGAAGTACCTTGCTTCAACTTCCAGAGAACAAATGAG GGAATCTGGAATTAAGCCCGCCGAGGTATCCCCACAGTGGATGCTGAAAGCCATGGGAGTTGTCGTGGTGGTGCCCCTGGGCCTGGCCTCCTTCTGCTACATCGAGGGAGTCAACAGCTCCGTCAAAGCTCTCTACGGCGGACTCCGCAGTGCCTCAGACCCTATTCCTCCCGTGTACAACCCCGTCGCTCAACCGCAGAGTGGCTGGGAACACtga